CAATGCCCAGTTCAGAAAATCGCTGAAAAATGAACAGCGAGTATTTATGCTTGAATGAAAAGCAGGATTTTCGAGCAATTAAATTGCAACCAAGCCTGTTTGGCGCAGAATGAAAAAGAGAATTGAGTTAACAATGCTAAGAGCGATCGCTCCCAAAATTGCACTGCCAATTCCCCATCGCAAGCGAAATCCCTCAACCAACCAAGCTGCTAGACCAAATACAATAATACTACCGATTAAGGGAATCAATCCTAAACTTAAAAGAGCATTCGCCGTTCTAAACCAGCCAGGAAACAAACCCCAAATACCATTAAATGCACCAATAATCGCTCCAGCAATTAAGGCAACCCAAGGATTATCCACCTCAACACCCAAAGGTAGTTTTGAGATAATCAATAAACTAATCGCAATGACGACGACAGAAATTAAAAATCCAAGCATTTATCCACTCCTGGGATACAAC
This region of Chroogloeocystis siderophila 5.2 s.c.1 genomic DNA includes:
- a CDS encoding phage holin family protein; protein product: MLGFLISVVVIAISLLIISKLPLGVEVDNPWVALIAGAIIGAFNGIWGLFPGWFRTANALLSLGLIPLIGSIIVFGLAAWLVEGFRLRWGIGSAILGAIALSIVNSILFFILRQTGLVAI